The DNA segment TTTTGCTGTTAAACATTTTAAGCCTGGCGCTGTTATTAACGTGGTGATTTTGCCAACCTAAAAGAAAATTAAATGCTGAAAAAAGGAGAGAGGGCACCAGATTTTACATTGTATGCCACACCCGATCAGAAAATTGTATTGAGTGAATTAAAAGGAAAAAATGTGATCCTTGCATTTTATCCGGCCGACTGGAGTCCGGTTTGCAGTGATCAGATGGCACTTTACAACGAAACCCTGAAATATTTTTCAAAACATGATGCGATGCTATTGGGTATATCTGTGGATAGTAAATGGTGCCACCTCGCTTTTTCACAGTCGAGAAACCTACATTTTCCGCTACTGGCTGATTTTGAACCTAAAGGTGAAGTGTCAAAAAAGTATGGGGTTTATGATGACGAAGAGGGAGAATGCAAAAGGGCATTATTTGTAATTGATAAGGAAGGAAGGATTGCCTGGAGCTATTTGTCACCCACTGCAATTAACCCAGGTGCTGACGGCATACTGGATGCACTTGAATCATTAAAGAAAAAATAATATGGGATCTTTATTAAAACCCCCGGTAGGGCCGGGTGATCATGTCATTGGTCATGCTGATGCTGCTGTAGAAATTGTAGAATATGGTGATTTCCAATGTCCGCATTGTGCTGCGGCACATCCGGTAACTAAAGAAATACTTAAAGTATTTGGTGACCAGGTCAGGTTTGTATTTAGAAATTTTCCTTTAGCTGAATCGCACAGATATGCAACAATCGCTGCTATTGCTGCCGAAGCCGCAGGGCTGCAGCATAAATACTGGGAAATGCACGATATGATATTTGAACATCAGGCTTCATTAAGTTATGATAGTTTATTTGTGCTGGCCGGTAAGCTCGGTTTAAACCCCGAGCAGTTTGAAAGGGACCTGCAAAATGAGGCCCTGCGTGATAAAGTAGAATCAGATTTTGAAAGCGGTATCAGAAGTGGGGTGAACGGTACGCCTTCTTTTTTTGTAAATGGGAATAAGTTTGATGGCGCTGCCGGCGATCTGTTCGCTATGCTGAAAGAAAGCAGTAATTAGTGCCCTGTAGGCATTTATAAAGCAGTTTTAACGATTGTTGAATATAAATACTTGATTATCCGATAATTATATTTACATTTGAGGATAAATTAAATACAATGCAACAAGGAACAGTAAAATTTTTCAATGAAACAAAAGGTTTTGGATTTATCGTACCAGCTAATGGTGATAGCGAAATCTTTGTACACTCTTCAGGTTTAATTGATAGCATTCGCGAGAATGATTCAGTTAGCTATGATGTTGAGCAAGGTAAAAAAGGCTTAAATGCCATCAATGTTAAGATCAGCTAATCAACTTATTTTATAATTGAAAAAAGCATCCATTTTATGGATGCTTTTTTGTTTACGCCAGGTTCATCAGTTCCTTTACCATTTCTGGTACCCCTATGGTGGCCGCCTTCTCTATTCTTTTAAAATTGCCCTTTATCTGAGGGATATTTGGATCTACGGCGTATTTAAGCGCTGTGTCCGGTACATAATCTGTAAGCCCGGCAGCCGGATAAACCACAAGAGAGGTTCCGATAACTGCAAAAATATCAGCTTTCGCACAAATTTTTGCAGCTGGCATCAGGTTAGGTACATTTTCTCCAAACCATACTACATGGGGGCGTAATGGCATACCGTATTCACATACAGCTGAAGGTCCGATCTCCCAGCCCTCAATGGGATAGGTTACCGCCGAATCCACATCAGACTGTGAACGGGTGATGATCCCATGCAGGTGCAGTACATTTTCAGCACCGGCCCTTTCATGCAAATCATCTATATTCTGGGTAATGATGTGAACATTATATTTCGTTTGTAATAGAGTCAGTGCTTTATGTGCCGCATTTGGTTGCGCTTCTATTACAGATTTACGCCTTTCATTATAAAAACGTTGCACCAGTTCCGGATTGCGCTTCCATGCTTCCGGAGTTGCAACATCTGCTATGTTGTATCCTTCCCACAAACCATCAGCATCCCTGAAAGTCTTTAGACCGCTTTCAGCGCTGATGCCCGCATCAGTTAGTATCACAACTCTTTTCATGCAAGTAGAAATGGTATGTTTCGTGCTTTTATTTTTGGTTATCCAGATAAATCGTTAGCAGGTGTTTTAAATAGAGTTCTGGTTTGGGCATTTTAACAACAGTTCCTATTACTTTATCCTGATTTTGTTTGATATAATTTGCCTTTATCTTACCCCAGTCCCGGGAATAGAGCTTAATAAACATGGCTACAAAATCTTTATCTGTATAATCCTTAGGAAGTTCTTTTAATACCGCCTCAATTTTCTCTTCTTTTCTATTTAATACTGCCATCTGATTTTAATTGCCGCTAAGTTATGGAATAATTCTCTTATACTTAGAACAGGCTGATGATCATGTTTACTGCAAAAAAAAGGCCCTGCATACAAACGTATACAGGGCCTTTTTAAAGTGTCTCTTTTATTTTACCTGCGCAGCAGCACGTGCAATGTATTCATCTATCATTGCTGCTTCCTGACTTTCAGGATACTGTGTTTTTATCTTGGTGTAAGCCTCTTCAGCCGATTTAAAATCCTTGTTATTTTCATAAACCAAACCTAGTTTTTTAAGAAACATTGGTGAAGTAAATTTATTGCTGGCTTTGTCGGCCGCTTTTTTATAATAAGTGGCTGCCTGCTTGAAATCTTTCAGCTCACTGTAAGCATCGCCCAAAAGTCCCAGTGCCAGCGGATCTGCAACTACACTTCCGGTTTCCGAATATTTTCCTAAAACTTCAGTAGCTTTTTTATACTCACCTTTACGTAAATAAATACCGCCAAGATATAGATTGGCAAGATTTGCAGATTTGGTATTGTCATACTCATCAGCTATTTTTTCTAAACCCGGGTAACCACCTTCACCATTTATAGCCTTGTTGGCCAGTGAATCCGGACCACCAATGTATTGTTCTGCCCTATACATTTTTGCAGAAGCTTCTTCAGCTCTGTTTTTAAGGTATACATTCTGGTACCAAAAGTAAATGGCTACCAATACAACAACTGCACCTGCAATGAATAAAAGACTTTTCGAATTTTCTTCTAAAAAAGAGCCTTTTCTTACCGGTTGATTTATTTCTTTTTCTGCTACAGACATTTTATTTAAAAAAATTAAGGATTGCAAAAATACGTTTTTACATCAAAGTATCAACCCCTTTTTTAAGTATTTAACTAAAATTAATGAACTGAGTGTGAATTCAATAAAAACAATTCATAGAATTCACAAAGCTAAACGGTAACTTTGAGTATTGATACTATGTGGTTAAAAAACATTACCCTTCTTAATTTTAAGAACTATACAGATGCAAATGTTAGTTTTTCAAAAACAGTAAATGCTTTTGTAGGGGATAATGGAGCGGGTAAAACCAATTTACTCGATGCCATCCATTACCTTTGCCTGTGCAAAGGGTACTTTAATCCAATCGATACACAGCAGATCAAGGCGGGGCAGGACCTGTTTTTAATTCAGGGAGATTTTGATCGTCAGGAAAAAAATGAAAAGATCACCTGCGGGGTAAAAAGAAATCAGAAGAAACAGTTTAAGCGAAATAAAAAAGAATACGACAAACTGGCCAATCATATCGGACTTTTTCCACTGGTCATGATCTCGCCCTATGATACCAATATTATTATGGAGGGAAGTGAGGAAAGACGGCGTTTTATGGATAACGTGATTTCGCAGACTGATACAAATTACCTGGATGAACTGATTCTGTACAACCGACATTTGTTGAACCGGAACGCCCTGCTAAAACAAATAGCGGTAACCAGAAGTTATGATCCTACCTTGCTGGAAATCTATAACGATCAGCTTGTGGCTTCAGGTTTAAAGATATATGCCAAACGGCAGCAGTTTATGATTGAATTTATTCCCTTGTTTGATAAATATTACCAGTTTTTAACAGAAGATCAGGAAAGGGTAAGTTTGCAATATCAGAGTCAGCTGAATGATGCTGCCTTTGAGCAATTGCTGCAGCAGTCTGTAGAAAAAGACAAGGTGCTGGAAAGAACGACTACGGGTATTCATAAGGATGAGCTGATATTTACCATTAGCGATATGGCGTTAAAGAAGTTTGGCTCACAGGGGCAACAAAAATCTTTTTTAATTGCACTGAAACTGGCGCAATATGCTTATCTTCAGAAATATAAAGGCTTTAAACCTTTGCTGTTGCTGGACGATATTTTTGATAAACTGGATGATAAGCGGATGCATAAACTGATGGAAATGGTATCACACCATGATTTTGGACAGATCTTTATAACAGATACGGGGAAGGAAAGGGTGCTGGCGGTATTTAATAAAATTCAGGTACCGGTAACTTTGTTTGAAGTCAATAACGGGGCAATCAACCATGCGTAAACCTAATGACATTACACTTAAAGAGGGCATTGGCAAGCTGCTAAATGTATATAAGCTTAAAGGTAAGTTTGATGAAACTTCTGTAGTGGCTTTATGGCCCGAACTTATGGGGAAAGCTATCGCAAACCGGACTACTCAAATCTATGTTTCACAGAAAAAACTGTTTGTCAGGATCGAGTCCTCAGTGATCAAAAATGAGCTGTTAATGGTCAGATCCGGCATCATTCAAAAAATAAATGAACGTGCCGGATCAGAAGTGATTACAGATATTGTATTTCTTTAATAGTTGGCTATCCACCAAACACTTTACTGATCAGCCAGATAATAAGTGCCAGTACCAGGACAACTACAATTACGCCTGTCCACATCCCAGCTTTAAAAATGCCCTCTATCAACTTGCAGCTCATCAGTGTCGTAGATAAAAAGGCAATGAATGCCAAAGGAAAATATTTTTTTGTTGTCATAGGTTTTATGTTTTTCTACAGTGTTTAACAAAAAACAATGACAATGGTTTTTATTCCGCTTGTTTTCCGTTTACCTTAAGCAATTCAATTTCGAATATCAGGGTGCTGTATGCAGGTATGTCATCCCCCATTGCACGTTCTCCGTAGGCCAGGTTATAAGGAATAAAGAACTTATATTTTGAACCTGTCTGCATCAATTGAACACCCTCCGTCCAGCCTGCAATTACTCCATTTAATGGTAATGAAAGTGGTTCTTTTCTATCATAAGAGCTGTCAAATTGTTTGCCGTTCAGCAGGGTTCCCCTGTAATTTACCAGTACGGTATCTGTAGCTTTAGGCCTGATGCCGGTACCCCTGTTGATGACCTGGTACTGCAAACCGCTCGGTGTAACCTGTACGCCGGCCTGTTGCTTGTTTTTTTCTAAAAAAGCTTTTCCTTCAGCAATGGTAGGGGCATTTTTTTGCCTGCTTACACTAACAAACAGGTTATTTATGGCGGCCTGCGACTTTTCTTTGCTGATTAGCGGGGTAGCCCCGCCAAAAGCATCTTTCAGGCCTTTGATCAGCAGGTCGTAATTAAGGCTGTTTAAACCATCGTTTTTCATACTGCTGGCCATGGTATTACCAAAAGCATAGCTGGCCGAATCTAAAGTGGATTTAAATACCAGGGTTGTTGAGTTACTTTTTGCCGGTGCCTTGGCGGTTGTTGTCGTTTTTTTCGGACTTGTGTTTTTTGCTTTTGTTTGTGCATTTACAACAAATACGCAAAAAGGGAGCGCAAGTGTGATGATGATCTTCTTCATTATATTTATTTGTTCTGGGTTGAAAGGTACAAACTTTAAAAAAAAATAAGCATCTTTTTGGGATGCTTATTTTTAATGGGTTAGTGACAATAATTGCGATAATGTTTAAAAACGTTCTGCAGCAGTAAAAAAGAAGTCTCCTTCAATTTGTGCATTTTCATCAGAATCTGAACCATGTACCGCATTTGCGTCGATGGATTTAGCATATTTCTGACGAATGGTACCTTCAGCGGCTTCAGCGGGATTGGTAGCACCGATCAGTTTTCTGAAATCTTCAATTGCATTGTCCTTTTCAAGAATGGCAGCCACAATAGGACCCGATGACATGAAGCTTACCAGATCTGCATAAAAAGGGCGTTCCTTGTGAACAGCATAAAATTCACCAGCATACTCTGGCGTTAATTTAGTGTACTTTAATGCAATTATCTTAAAGCCGGCAGTAGTAATGTCATTGATTATAGCACCAATATGGCCATTAGCAACAGCATCAGGCTTAATCATGGTAAATGTTCTGTTTGTACTCATCTTTTATATTAATTTTTGCAAAATTACGTTTTATACTGCTAATATTAAAGCTGGAAACCCAGATAATTGGGCCTGCCTTTAAATATAGATTTACAGGTTAAATATTATAAGCTTCAATTATCATTAAATTACTAGCTTTGCACCGAAACTTATGCTATCTATTTCAGAATTAAAATCTTTACTGGCCACGCCCCAGAAAATTGTAATTACGACACATCACAAACCTGATGGTGATGCGATGGGTTCGTCTTTGGGGTTATATGCCTATCTGATCCAGAAGGGACACCATGTTAAATTGATTACCCCAACAGACTATCCTTACTTTCTGCATTGGCTGCCAAATAATGCCGATGTGCTTATTTATACAGAAGATCAGGAACAATCGGCAAGACTGGTAGAAGAAGCTGCAATTATTTTTTGTCTTGATTTTAATACCCTGTCAAGGATCAATGAGCTGGGTGAACTGGTGCGTGCTTCCAATGCTTTTAAAATCATGATAGACCATCACCTGGAACCTGAAGATTTTGACGATTACCGCCATTGGAGCATTAACGCATGTGCTGCTGCCCAGCTGGTTTACGATTTTATTGTGAATGAACTGGGAGATGGGGCGATGATGAACAAAGACATTGCTACCTGTCTGTATACTGGTATTATGACAGATTCGGGCTCATTCAGATTTGAATCTGCAAATGCTGCCGTATATCGCATCGCGGCCGATCTGATTGATCTCGGTGCAGAACACTGGAGAATCCATCAGCTGGTATACGATAATGCAACAGAAAACCGTTTACGCTTTTTGGGTTATTGTTTAAGCGAGAAACTGGAAGTGCTGAGAGAGTTTAATACCGCGGTTATTACGGTTACAAAAGAAGAACTGAACAGGTACAAAATCGTAACCGGTGATACAGAAGGTATTGTAAATTATGCATTGTCAGTTAATGGTATTAAATTGGCTGCATTTATTATTGAAAGAACTGATAAAGTTAAATTATCTTTGCGCTCCACAGGGGATTTCCCTGCGAACGAGATTTGTAAGAAATACTTTAACGGCGGAGGGCACAGAAATGCTGCCGGAGGTTTTTCGGATAAAAATTTAACAGATACTGTACAGGAGTTTAAAGCACTTTTGTCAGATTATAAAAATCAGTTATTGCAATAAAGAGTGACAATAAAAAGAAACATATAAAAAAAATAATTTAAAAAACCACATGAAGAAAGGTATAGTAATTCTCTTCGCAGCTGCACTTGGTTTAGCTGCCTGTAACAACTACAAAAAAGGTCCGGGTGGCCTTTCGTACATCATCCATAAAGATGGTGGTAACGCAAAAATTAAAGAAGGTGATATTGTTAAATTAAACTTTATCCAGAAAAGCGAAAAAGATTCCGTGATGTTTAACACTTGGGACATGGATCAGCCTCAGGTTTTTCCTGTTGCTAAAAAAGTGTATGCAGGTGATATGAACGATGTTTTAACCTTGTTTGGAGAGGGTGACAGTGCTACATTTAAACTGGATCTGGATACTATGGCCAAACATTCCGGTCAGCCAAAACCTCCGGGCACAAAAGATAAGTTCATTGTGTTTACCATTAAAGTAGAAAAGGTATTGGCTAAAGCAGCCAATGAGGCAGATTCTACCTTCCAGAAAAAAGCAAGGGATTTCTTTGAAAAAGATTACAAAGCCAGCATTGAGAAAAAGAAAGGTGCTGAAGCCGGAAAGATCAAAAAATATATTGCCGACAATAACCTTAAAACAACCACTACGGCTTCTGGTTTACAATATGTGATCAGCAAACCGGGTGATGCTGTAAAGCCAGTTTTAGGTGATACCATGATGGTTAACTATACTGGTAAATTAACTACTAAAAAATCTGATGGTAAAGACAATATTTTTGATACCAGTGATGAAAAAGTAGCTAAAGAATCAGGTAAACACAATGCTATGGCTCAGTACGGTCCGCGTCCTATTACCCTTGGAAGAGCAATTCCGGGATTTGACGAAGGTTTACAGCTAATCGGTAAAGGTGGAAAAATCACCCTTATCATCCCTTCAAACCTGGCCTATGGCGAAGGTGGTATGCCTCAGGGTGGTATCAGTCCTTTTTCTCCGCTTGTATTTGAAGTAGAGTTAACTGACATCAAAAAACCTGTTGCGGCACCAGCAGCAGCTCCGGGAGCAACAATTTCTCCTGTTACCCCGGCCCCGGCTACAAAAAAATAATCAAATAGCTCTGCCCCCGGCAGCAGATGAGGAAATAAAAAACCCTGCAGGCAAAAGCCCGCAGGGTTTTTTTATTTGTTAAGCTCGGATGGTTTTTATTAACTTCGCCAATGCTTTTAACAGATACCCATACACATCTGTATTATGAAACAGATGAGGAAAAACTGAACCGGCTCATGCAGCGCTGTTTTGACAATCAGGTCGGACGGTTGTTTCTGCCAAATGTAGATACCGCCTCTATTGCCAAAATTGATGCGCTGGTACAGGAATTTCCACAAAATTGCTTTGCCATGGCAGGCCTGCATCCATGTGAGGTAAAGGAAGATTATGAAGATATTTTAGACGAGATCTGTCAAAGTATGGTAGATCGTGATATTTATGCCATTGGAGAGATCGGTATTGATCTTTACTGGGATAAAACTACACTGGCTTTTCAGCAGGCTGCTTTTCGTGAGCAGATCAAATGGGCTAAGGACCTGGAACTGCCTATTGTAATCCATTGCAGGGAAGCATTTGACGAGATCTTCGAAATACTGGAGGAAGAAAAAGGAGAATTGCTGCGGGGAATTTTTCATTGTTTTACAGGAAACCTGGAGCAGGCCAATCAAGCCATCGCACTAGGGTTTTACCTGGGAATAGGTGGGGTGGTCACCTATAAAAAGGCCGGGTTAGATGAGGTATTAAAGCATGTACCCCTTAAAAATCTGGTTTTGGAAACCGATTCTCCATATCTTGCACCGGCACCTTACAGGGGTAAACCCAATGAAAGCAGCTATCTTGTACATATTGCCCAAAAGCTTGCAGAAATATACGAAACCAGTATTGAAGAAATTGCAGCAGTAACCACAGCCAATTCCATCAGTATTTTTAAAATTTAAGAATGACCAAAATACTCATCATATACACCGGCGGAACCATAGGTATGGTAAATGATGCGGATACAGGCGCGCTGATCCCTTTCAATTTTAAGCAGATCCAGCAAAATGTACCGGAACTGGCAAGGCTAAACTATAACCTGGAGGTTTATTCTTTTGATCCAATAATGGATTCGTCGAACATGCACCCGGATATCTGGGCCGAAATGGCACAGCTGATCTTTACCAGATATGATGAGTTTGACGGATTTGTTATCCTTCATGGTTCTGACACCATGGCGTTTACCGCCTCTGCACTTAGTTTTATGCTTCAAAACCTAAGTAAACCGGTAATTCTTACAGGTTCTCAGCTGCCTATCGGAGAAATCCGGACAGATGCCAAAGAGAACCTGATCACTGCACTTGAAATTGCTGCAACCAAAGAAAATGGTAAAGCAAAAATACCTGAGGTCTGCATTTACTTTGATTCCCAGCTGTTCCGTGGCAACCGCTCTATTAAGTACAATTCTGAGAAGTTTGAAGCTTTCCGTTCGCCAAACTATCCGGTCCTGGCCGAAGCTGGTGTGCACCTCACTTTTTTTAACAACTATATACTACCCCAGCCAGAAAAGGAACTGCAGGTATTGTTGGATTTTAACTCCAATATTGGCGTTTTAAAAATGTATCCCGGCATTTCAGAACAGGCGGTAATGGCCATTACCCATTCTTCGGTTGATGCCATAGTTTTGGAAACTTTTGGTTCCGGAAATACCACTACTGCCGAATGGTTCATTGCTTGTTTACAGGAAGCCATCACTAAGGGCAAAATCATAGTTGATATTTCTCAGTGCCAGCGGGGGTCGGTGGAACTGGGTAAATATGAAACCAGTAAAAAGCTGCAGGAAATGGGCGTAATAAGTGGTTATGATATGACCTTTGAAGCTACTGTTACCAAGTTGATGTACCTTTTGGCACAGGGCCATGGCAAAGATGAGGTGATTAAATTAATGGAGCAATCGTTACGTGGAGAGCTAACGCTGAGCTAAAATACTGATTTATGGCCATCAGAAAGCCATAAATCAGATGTCCGTATTCCTTAATACCCGAATTAAGCTTATTTTTGTATTTCATAAGAAAACAGATGAAAATAGAGCAAATTTATACCGGTTGTCTGGCAGAAGCTGCCTATTACATTGAGAGCAATGGCGAGGCTGCAATTATAGATCCTTTGCGTGAAGTAGGACCCTATCTGAAAAGGGCGGCAAAAGACAATGCGGTGATCCGGTATATTTTTGAAACTCATTTTCATGCTGATTTTGTTTCCGGCCATATAGACCTGGCCGAAAAATCTGGAGCTGAAATAGTATATGGCCCTACTGCTAAAACCTCTTTTAAATCTCATATTGCCAAAGATGGAGAACAGTTTAAAATAGGCGAACTGACCATTACGGCTTTACATACTCCCGGGCACACGCCGGAATCAACTACTTATTTGCTTACTGATAAACATGATCGGCCTTATTGTATTTTTACGGGTGATACCCTGTTTATTGGTGATGTGGGGCGGCCAGACCTGGCCCAGCAGGGCAACCTGACTATGGAAGATATGGCGGCGACTTTATACGATTCTTTACAGCAAAAAATATTGACACTGCCGGATGAGGTGCTGGTTTATCCGGCACATGGCGCAGGTTCGGCATGTGGTAAAAGCATGAGTAAGGAAACGTTTGATACCCTTGGCCATCAAAAAGAAGTAAATTATGCATTAAAGGCAGGCAGCAAAGCCCAGTTTGTCAAAGAGGTTACAGATGGCATTTTGCCGCCGCCACAATATTTTGCCAAAAATGCAGCCATGAACAAGCATGGCTATGAAAGTGTAGATGATGTTTATGAAAAAGGGCTTAAGCCCTTAAATCCAGAGGAATTTGAGGCGCTTGCCAATTTAACCGGCGCCCTGATCCTGGATACCAGAGATCCGCAGGTATTTGCTAAGGCCTTTGTCCCATCTTCTATAAATATTGGTTTAAACGGGCAGTTTGCTCCATGGGTAGGTGCTTTGATCACTGATCTGCAACAGCCTTTATTACTGGTTTGTGAGGATGGAAAAGAAGAAGAAACCATTACCCGTTTGGCCAGGGTAGGGTACGACAATACCATCGGTTATTTAGCCGGAGGCACTGCTGCCTGGCAAAAGGCAAATAAAGAGCTGGATACAGTTAAATCCATAACTGCAAATGAATTTGAGGCTATCGCAAACGAGGATCCATCGGTTCAGGTACTGGATGTAAGAAAGCCAGGGGAATATGAGTCG comes from the Pedobacter heparinus DSM 2366 genome and includes:
- a CDS encoding MBL fold metallo-hydrolase yields the protein MKIEQIYTGCLAEAAYYIESNGEAAIIDPLREVGPYLKRAAKDNAVIRYIFETHFHADFVSGHIDLAEKSGAEIVYGPTAKTSFKSHIAKDGEQFKIGELTITALHTPGHTPESTTYLLTDKHDRPYCIFTGDTLFIGDVGRPDLAQQGNLTMEDMAATLYDSLQQKILTLPDEVLVYPAHGAGSACGKSMSKETFDTLGHQKEVNYALKAGSKAQFVKEVTDGILPPPQYFAKNAAMNKHGYESVDDVYEKGLKPLNPEEFEALANLTGALILDTRDPQVFAKAFVPSSINIGLNGQFAPWVGALITDLQQPLLLVCEDGKEEETITRLARVGYDNTIGYLAGGTAAWQKANKELDTVKSITANEFEAIANEDPSVQVLDVRKPGEYESEHLEMTLTRPLDYINDWTNEIDHDKTYYVHCAGGYRSMIAASILKARGIEQVVDIAGGYGALKNTDLKRTDFACPSKAMKP